The Megalobrama amblycephala isolate DHTTF-2021 linkage group LG1, ASM1881202v1, whole genome shotgun sequence genome segment ATTAAGTGATGCAAATGTACGACACAATGACGCTCTTGAATGGATCTCTATGGAGATATGCAGTAACGTTTCATATTCTTCTTCAAAAGGTGACACTGCAAATCACAATGTATAAGTCTTagatgtattttatttcatctaaggctgtggctgtaAGTTCtttgtagttattgtgtttctcttcagtgattctgcttgttaacagcaggtgttcatcactaatgctcaatcgtagcttaatcacttaattatctcattaactttcactctgcttcagtgttactttaacactatatagaaatggaccatatgtaatctgagcagagctgatttatctctggggattttgctttGTAGACGTTTTGGCTTCTGTTGTTCCTTTCTTGTTCACGTCCATCAGGTCTAAAAGAAACAATAAATCATGTGAGATTTCAAATGAGTGACAACTGTGAAATGAAAAGTGAAGCTCAAAGTCAAGATCATGATGAGTTCAATAGTCATTTCAATCCATCAAATCTGGTCGACAACTGCTGTGTCTcgattatgatttattttaatgtcatgAAGATGATTTGTGTTATAAATCACTATTGTGGTGATGAAACTAAGTAAATCTGGTGAGCATCAGCATGTTGTTTAgcatgatgaatgaatgaagaataaagacaaacctctttgttcttcaggaTCGTGATGTTTCATCCGCAGGTTCTGGATCACTGGATCTCTCTGTCCTCTCCTCCAGATGATTTCTGGTAGTTctgataaaaacaaacaagtttAATTTCCAGCGGACATCATACAAACCTGTGAATCATTTATATTTcagattacattttaacattacattttacaatttgcCCTggacgtacagataactgtgtTGTTTACTCAGCTTGAGATGTGTTTTTCCCCTTGCATAACTTACatatctttatttgtaaaaCGTCTCATCTGAAGCATCAGTGTAGTGTCCACGTCATACTGAAgcgttaggacccacacagggCACAGGGTGAGCAGCGCCCCCTGCTGTCcccactaacacctcttccagcagtaGCCTATTTCCTTCTAATATAGTTTTAGTTCACGTATCGCCTCAAAACCTACACAGCCCAGTATAAACACTCCTGATAAACCATTTGTTATTAAAGCGTCTAAGTTGACCAAATTGAAATGGAAACCGGGGACATTTCCTATTGACTGTTAAAAATATCACCGAAATCTTATTGGTATCTACTATCCTAATAAAAATAGGGACAATAcagcttttaatgttttttaattgttatcattacattaataattattttgatttaaatttattatcaggatttttattgtgtttttaggCTATTACACTATACCAGGcctaactaaaattaaaaaaaacatttagtttgtaacatttattattgaatttaatattttcatttttatgagcTGTTTATAGGCTAGCCTACTGTACagaaattacaactttttaaatttgtaactatttttaactattattttgcattttaaatactAAGTAAGTTGCaagtgtattattatttatttattcatatctgaGTGTACCTTCACCACGTGATAAGACGTGTGGAAATTGCTGTGTTgtgaccatagactgtaaaaaaaagatggacgatgCAACGGCGCTTCCTTCCATTGCATTCACcaaaacttgaactttggaagTTTGTAACGATCGGCCCTATCGGTCGATTTTACATTGATTGAAATTGGGGTCAGATTATACTGTGTGAGCTTTTAGAgtgtttaaaaagatgagacagacaacaaatgaataaataaagtgtatttacaatattcacaaggaacttaaaacaacacaataaaactagAAAAACTTAGGCCGTTTAAAAGCAGGGAGTCCATTTTCACCATACCCTAAAACAGTCCTTAAGAGTCCTAGTAGAGTGCTGATAAAGTCCCAATGTGAAAGTGTCCACCGGTGTATATACAAAGTCCACGGAAGTGTTAATCCAAGAGAAGGTGATATGAATTGCTGGAAAGGCAAGTCCATAAAGTGCAACTCCACAGTCCAGCTGATATGTGATCAGCTGTAGTTCCATAAAGTGCAACTCCACAGTCCAGCTGATATGTGATCACGTTTATAAATGAAGGGACTGATTGTTTGGCATGCTGCCTCCTTTATACTGGCTTACTTCCTTATTCCTGTCATGTgatcagtcacatgacaggcagacccagactcatttaaagacatacacacattaaatagTTAAGAGGAATAAAATGGCTAAGACAACATGTAACCCAATTAAAACTCAAATATACATAAAACCATCATGATATATATATTGAGCAGATAAAACATGCGTCTTATGTGACAGTGTCACAAGTTGAACGAAAGAGCTTAGATCCCAGGAGGCGACACTTTGATattttttgggtaacagccactagatggcgctccggtagcatggtggccattatggggtgaaaatactaactggagcattgaatccttcacatcttacgctcCCAAAATCgtcgaatttcactgccaaatcagaagcacagtagaacagttttttaaattaagtcaccagtaaattgtacgGCTcccacagtaaatgttgtattgtcttatatatgttttattttaccagttgtggaatgctttaatggacattagacaacactgcaaattcaagctgttatattcatatatttattgtcaaacattcccaatttttctgatgcatgtccttaatttaatttcatattttgtattaattcagtgtttataatgctaatactagatcttttaaagaattttaacccaaactgactgggtttctagagagcaaagtttttgtggaaaaagtggaagatttaaacacaaagtgtgtaaaataaagtgtaaaaatgatttgatgatcaccAGGGGGcaatcaaagagcccgcagcttcacttttcaggacgtatgaggcacACCCGGTTGTGACCAGACTCAACACTACTTAGCTTCAGTTGGCCACCAGTCTTGAGCTACAGGGTGGTTTGACTGTGACTAACCTCCACAGAAGAGATTTTGTTGCTTATAAAGATGAATTACTTATCATGATCTCTGTGgtcatgtggtttctccactgcatggatcttcatgtgtatcttcaggtgacttttaaaagagaaactctttccacactgatcacacatgtgcggcttctctctgctgtggatcctctcatgtgctTTCAGATTTGTTGACcaactgaatctcttgtcacagtgtgaacacttgtaaggtttttctccagtatgaatccTCTGGTGCATTTTTAAATCACTCCCTGtaataaaagtcttctcacactcaaagcacatgaactctctcacaccagtgtgtattttctgatgtttatgtaaattttgcagccatgaaaaactctttccacacacagaacatgaatgtggcttctccttcgtATGAACTGTCAAGTGTGACTTAAGGGCTGATGCCATACAAAATGttttcccacactgatcacatgtgaacggtctctctccagtgtggatcctcatgtgacgCTCAAGATGATGTTTgtatgtgaaactctttccacactgatcacatgtgaacggcttctctccagtatgaactctcatgtgagtCTCAAGACTATATttggttgagaaactctttccacattgatcacatgtgaacggcttctctccagtgtggatcctcatgtgaacatcaagactatgtttggttgtgaaactctttccacactgagagcaggttgtagatttcttggttcttcttttctttaaaagtgtgtttttagtctttgagcgactcaaaggtttttcttcaggtttgtcatgatgttcctcctccacttcactcagttcttcactctcctccttcacttccatcaggtctgaaatgaaagaaaaaaatcaatcatCATATTTCAAAGAGAGACATATGAAATGAAAGGACATAAAAGTGAACCCTGATCTAAGAAAGTACACAACTGCTATCAAATAATATGATCACTCTGATGCCcgtttataaattaattatacgTCCCTGAAACTTTCCATGAACTTTACATTGACCTTCCAGTTatcatttttaaagcattatagAAACAAACCCCTTGTTTCTGTAGTGAGAGCTCTTAAATCTGATGAATGACACAATTATCTAAAGCGATATTATCATCATAATATACAATACTGtcatatataattaaattaaattgacaaTTTTAATTTGCATTATCTGTGTCCTACATGTTTCACTCAACCATGTTACTTATGATATAAATTCCTCCTtttaaaaacagcatttcagaggaagtgacatcatctgggctctttctacagcatgatgggaggagaagaaaataatctcaatcCATTGTCTTAGTTTCACACAAACTATACAGTTTTGATCACATTCATCAACCCTCTAGAAGAATAATCTATATAACTATGAATAACTTCAATAATTCATGAGAAATACAACTTTTTCAGGGTTTTTATCAGGTTTTGCTTTAGTTATGCTTACAGCCCTGTCAGATATTCTGGAAAGTTCATTTACTTGAGTTTGGTGTCTACAGTTTATTGATAAAAATAACATGTCTATTCATCTAAATCTTGAATCTTTCTagcatgaatgttgttcagcatcatgaatgaatgaagaataagcaccaacctctttgttcttcagtatcttcagtgtgtttcattctgcagggttctggatcactcatgttctcactgtcctctttaataaactcagtctttgcagatttcagctcttcctgatgaTCTGATGCTCATCTGATGGGAATATCCCAGTATTTATTGGAGaactgctgtgggaggagctttactgatgatgtgagtgatgagggaggagcttcactgatgatgtgagtgatgtgggaggagctgatcttccaaaatcaaaaaaatatattagttaCTGAATTTGATTTTATACTTACTGACACATCTAAGCATTTCTATCTGTATGTCTATTGTAAAGTTACTGATGTTTCTAAGTTTCTAAATTTCTAAGCCTATCATTATTCTGCTTCTTCATTACAATATATGAACATATCTACAAATACAGACAATAATGCCATGTAAATTCTtccaaatattaataatggccagaaaaacagttgaaagcaTAAACATAgaaatatatgtacatatttGTACCCAATAAATACTCTCAATCTGTTTATCAGCAACGATTAAATGAGCTTAGTTCACttgtgaattaaaatttcctgataatttactcaccccatgtcatccaagatgtctttctttcttcaggtgaaaacattccaggcttttctccatatagtggacttcactgagGTTCAagaggttgaaggtccaaatgttagttttagtgcagcttcaaagtgctctaaatgatcccagacgaggaataagagtctaaaGAAATGATCGACcattctgtgtgtgtatatatatatatatatagcagacACTCAATCCGTACTTCTGCCTAcatcacaaaagaaagaaagaaagaaagaaagaaagaatgtgGCTGATATGGGGCTGAGTATCTTTTTGAATTATTAAGCAAACTAATCCCtgaagtgtcaatttacagcagatctgaagtcTTCAGCATAAtcaatgaggtgaaaacaggaactattgacatgcaATATGGGTTTAACTCTGCCCGTTATCACTTTAAAAGTATTCAtgtgaattaaataaatggccttcatcatcatcacagtaTGCTAATGCTCTGAATCAGATCGAGGGAATCGTCATTATGCTGATTGAGGACTGTTGTGTCTCTTACACCTCTAATCTGTGCCGTTTGCTTCACAGGACACACATGCTTCTTCTCACTATGAGAGATGACTGGTATTTCCCTTGAATATGCGTATTTATTATCACAATGGTTTAGAATAAGTAGCCTTTAGCGTCGCATATATGACAGTGGAATATGATGTATCACATCATGAGGCTTGGGTGCATCAGAGACAGGTTAAGTACAGAGAGCAGATTGTTCATTATCACAAAAGAAAATGCATTTCCAATCTTACAGTCAACAATGAAAATGTGGttggaataaaaaataagattaaaaatacattaaatgttaGAGGAAtcttaaacagaaaaaaaaaaccataagTTTCCCCATATTTTCCACATTGACCACTTTTGTTCATATGATCTTCCCAAAAAATATAGAGTGATCATGGCAGAAAAAGTCAAATTTACCTCACAAATGTGTATTTTATCTAGCCTGttgtttaattaattgctttatttatttgtgatttaatttCAGTGTAATATAGCATTTAAATGcacatcaaatataaaataaataaatgaaataaaatcgCTAGATGTACAATGTTAATAACTGTGACgcaatttgaatttgaaacCCCTAGCAGCGCTCACCCAAGTGTAGGTCTCTGCGGAACAAAAGAGGGGCATCTCCCAATTTTGGGGTGTTTTCTAAGTGAGAGAGGTGTTTATAACGATTCAACCAAAAAAGTACGGAAGCCGGGAtaggcgtttttttttttaaagtacggAAGCCTGAAAGgccattcattattttattttttatttttttcttgttttcttatGATCACAACtacttttttacagtatttcacaattgctaaaacactaaaccccattctctgaacccaatgctcagtggcctaaacccatttgtcgaatcagtcactttgtaggcaaaaccttaaacaagttcaggtagttaagacactgtttgcaaatctcatccactctttttgcaaaactctaaacacattcttactcactaaaacacattttgcactgtgttgcaaaatggtaaatacatgtggcaaaagttaaacacaactacaacacagttgtcatcctttaaacacaatgactcaaaattattcacacttatGTCTAATTAAGTGATcaaatcaactgtataaaatacaggtcagttcagagtgcacaggtgacaaaggtgctgaatgatgataccaacaatagatggaaacaatctgaaaagtagaggaggaagagtatgtgtaagaggatgatgaggagaaagagcaaggggtgtggagacaaggctgtcaaggctggatccggcacaggtttttctctttgcctggcaagagatgacattgcctgtgatgtggaaaatgtcctcaacaatattcaataatattcaacaatattattgatctgacagtactgacattataggatgagaactgaactaagctagcctagatgatgacatcactgttttctgcagaactgctttatagaggaaaataattacagtaatttacataataattgatgGTCTTTACAATGTAAGTGGATCAACACtaaactgacttcagctgaacaatgacactattttcttttagacctgtacagccaaaatgaaccctctttgcattactgatcatcatgtacctgttatcactgtaaagatgctttgactatattatactacactatactatactatactatactgtactatactatactatactgtactgtactatactatactatactatactatactatactatactatactatactatactatactatactagactagactagactagtatctgtgtagtataaattgcaattgaaataaaggtgacttgacttgatttaggccggacccaacatgaagacgtgatgctgaagcagaatgaatctctcactgactctgaactttgtttttgtgtgtgtgtgtactgtatcatgcttttcatttagagttttctttgaccttttagtcatttgcatttagactgctgtatgtttgcaatatatatacagacattcaatactatataatacagtatttcacaattgctaaaacacatttcttgaaaccatcactcattttctcaaaacattaaacacaaatccaatcttcaaactaatttcacaaaacctctgactcttatggcaaaatcaaacaaagctttcagatcatacacacattaagcaaaatataaacacatacagatcattcattagacactacattaaaaaatggaaaacacaacatccagaacatgaggttacagaaaaaaagtatgttgtaacacagtaaacacatttttccattacataaaatgtatagaaatcacaagtaatgtgaatttaaagtatactgtatgtactgcaagtacagtattatattcaatattatatagtattgaatgtctgtatatacagtacttacatactgcaaacatacagcagtctaaatgcaaatgactaaaaggtcaaagaaaactctaaatgaaaagcatgatacagtacacaaaaaaaacaaaaaaaaacaaagttcagagtcagtgagagattcattctgcttcagcatcacgtcttcatgttgggtccggcctaaatcaagtcaagtcacctttatttcaattgcaatttatactacacagatactagtatagtatagtatagtatagtatagtgtagtataatatagtcaaagcagctttacagtgataacaggtacatgatgatcagtaatgcaaagagggttaattttggctgtacaggtctaaaagaaaatagtgtcattgttcagctgaagtcagtttagtgttgattcacttacattgtaaagaccatcaattattatgtaaattactgtaattattttcctctataaagcagttctgcagaaaacagtgatgtcatcatctaggctagcttcgttcagttctcatcctataatgtcagtactgtcagatcaataatattgttgaatattattgaatattgttgaggacattttccacatcacaggcaatgtcgtctcttgccaggcaaagagaaaaacatgtgccggatccagccttgacagccttgtctccacaccccttgctctttctcctcatcatcctcttacacatactcttcctcctctacttttcagattgtttccatctattgttggtatcatcattcagcacctttgtcacctgtgcactctgaactgacctgtattttatacagttgatttgatcacttcattagaaataagtgtgaataattttgagtcattgtgtttaaaggatgacaactgtgttgtagttgtgtttaacttttgccacatgtatttaccattttgcaacacagtgcaaaatgtgttttagtgagtaagaatgtgtttagagttttgcaaaaagagtggatgagatttgcaaacagtgtcttaactacctgaacttgtttaaggttttgcctacaaagtgactgattcgacaaatgggtttaggccactgagcattgggttcagagaatggggtttagtgttttagcaattgtgaaatactgtattgaatataatactgtacttgcagtacatacagtatactatatatttacattacttgtgatttctatacattttatgtaatggcaaaatgtgtttactgtgttacacaatatactttttttctgtaacctcatgttctggatgttgtgttttccattttttaatgtagtgtctaatgaatgatctgtagtgtttatatattgtttaatgtgtgtatgatctgaaagctttgtttgactttgccataagagtcagaagttttgtgaaattagtttgaagattggatttgtgtttaatgttttgagaaaatgagtgatggtttcaagaaatgtgttttagcaattgtgaaa includes the following:
- the LOC125280796 gene encoding gastrula zinc finger protein XlCGF52.1-like, whose product is MSDPEPCRMKHTEDTEEQRDLMEVKEESEELSEVEEEHHDKPEEKPLSRSKTKNTLLKKRRTKKSTTCSQCGKSFTTKHSLDVHMRIHTGEKPFTCDQCGKSFSTKYSLETHMRVHTGEKPFTCDQCGKSFTYKHHLERHMRIHTGERPFTCDQCGKTFCMASALKSHLTVHTKEKPHSCSVCGKSFSWLQNLHKHQKIHTGVREFMCFECEKTFITGSDLKMHQRIHTGEKPYKCSHCDKRFSWSTNLKAHERIHSREKPHMCDQCGKSFSFKSHLKIHMKIHAVEKPHDHRDHDK